Proteins encoded by one window of Leptospira barantonii:
- the odhB gene encoding 2-oxoglutarate dehydrogenase complex dihydrolipoyllysine-residue succinyltransferase has protein sequence MSVEIKVPEMGESITEATIANWVKKEGEQVKQDEILLELETDKATMEVPAPSSGVLQKIHKKAGDTVKVKEIIGLIDAAATASAPAPSSSAPTSTQTTQASGNGNINETLPPAVRKLIDDNGLNASSISGSGKNGQITKEDVLKAIESKSSASVGTTTAAKSAPASAPSPEIPKAVPAARRTDLPRENAVPMSRLRKVIAERLVSAQHNAAILTTFNEVDMSYVMELRNRYKDKFKETHNVGLGFMSFFTKAAIQALKTIPAINAEIRGSDIVYKNYYDVGVAVGGPKGLVVPIVRDADLLSFAGIEQEIGRLANRVKDGKIELAEMEGGTFTISNGGIYGSMMSTPILNPPQSGILGLHNIVKRAVVVNDQIVIRPMMYLALSYDHRIVDGKEAVTFLVKVKEAIEDPARLLLEL, from the coding sequence ATGTCTGTAGAAATCAAGGTCCCCGAAATGGGAGAATCTATCACGGAAGCAACTATTGCGAATTGGGTAAAGAAAGAAGGAGAACAAGTAAAACAGGACGAGATCCTGCTGGAACTGGAAACCGATAAGGCGACCATGGAAGTTCCGGCTCCTTCTTCCGGTGTTCTTCAGAAAATTCATAAGAAGGCCGGAGACACCGTAAAAGTAAAAGAGATCATCGGTCTCATCGACGCCGCCGCAACCGCCTCCGCACCAGCACCTTCTTCTTCCGCACCGACTTCAACTCAAACCACTCAAGCTTCAGGAAACGGAAACATCAACGAAACTCTTCCTCCTGCGGTTCGTAAATTGATCGACGACAACGGACTGAACGCTTCTTCGATTTCCGGTTCTGGTAAGAATGGACAGATCACAAAAGAAGACGTATTAAAAGCAATCGAATCCAAATCCTCCGCAAGCGTGGGAACTACAACGGCGGCCAAATCGGCTCCGGCTTCCGCACCTTCTCCCGAAATTCCAAAAGCGGTTCCTGCCGCGAGAAGAACGGATCTTCCGAGAGAAAACGCGGTTCCGATGTCCCGTCTTCGTAAGGTAATCGCGGAAAGACTCGTATCCGCGCAACACAACGCGGCGATTCTCACCACGTTCAACGAAGTGGATATGAGTTACGTGATGGAACTCAGAAACCGTTATAAGGATAAGTTCAAAGAGACTCATAACGTAGGTTTGGGTTTTATGAGCTTTTTCACCAAGGCGGCCATTCAAGCGCTCAAGACGATTCCCGCCATCAATGCGGAAATCAGGGGAAGCGATATCGTTTATAAGAATTACTACGACGTCGGTGTTGCGGTCGGAGGACCGAAGGGTCTTGTGGTTCCGATCGTAAGAGACGCGGACTTGTTGAGTTTTGCGGGAATCGAACAGGAAATCGGAAGACTCGCCAACAGAGTGAAAGACGGAAAGATCGAACTCGCGGAAATGGAAGGCGGAACGTTCACGATTTCCAACGGGGGAATCTACGGTTCCATGATGTCGACTCCGATCCTCAATCCTCCTCAGAGTGGAATTTTAGGACTTCATAATATAGTAAAACGTGCGGTTGTGGTCAACGATCAGATCGTGATCCGTCCGATGATGTATCTCGCACTTTCCTACGACCACAGAATCGTGGACGGAAAGGAAGCGGTTACGTTCCTCGTGAAGGTCAAGGAAGCGATCGAAGATCCAGCCCGTCTTTTACTAGAACTTTAA
- the lpdA gene encoding dihydrolipoyl dehydrogenase: MSAEFDVVVIGAGPGGYVCAIRSAQLGLKTAIIEKRKTLGGTCLNVGCIPSKALLDSSEEYHKALHKLDVHGITVGKVDLDLGKLMNRKDQIVKEVTDGVDFLMNKNKIKRYEGFGKVLSAGKVEVALADGSKETINAKHIVVATGSVPIDIPGLTVDGKNIITSDHAIDIRKLPKKMIVIGAGVIGLELGSVWSRLGTAVTVVEFLPGLISNIDRQMGSLLERSLSGQGMEFLFEHKVKGATTSKGGVKVQIEDSKGVAKDLEADVVLVAVGRRPFLEGVGLEEAGVALTPRKRIQIDGHFNTSVPGIYAIGDAVDGPMLAHKAEEEGVALAELIAGQSGHVNYDAVPSVIYTWPEMAWVGKGEEELKAAGIEYKTGKSLFRPNARAKAMNEAEGQVKILADKKTDKILGAFIFGPRASDMVAELAVAMEFGASAEDVARSFHAHPTLAEVIKEAAMAVDKWAIHA; encoded by the coding sequence ATGTCAGCAGAATTTGACGTAGTCGTGATCGGCGCGGGACCGGGGGGCTACGTTTGTGCCATCCGCTCCGCACAACTCGGTTTAAAAACCGCAATTATCGAAAAAAGAAAAACCCTCGGAGGCACTTGTCTCAACGTGGGTTGTATTCCTTCCAAGGCGTTGTTGGATTCTTCCGAAGAATATCACAAAGCGCTTCATAAGCTGGATGTTCACGGGATCACCGTGGGCAAAGTGGATCTGGATCTCGGCAAACTCATGAACCGAAAGGATCAGATCGTAAAGGAAGTCACCGACGGCGTGGACTTTCTGATGAACAAAAATAAGATCAAACGTTACGAAGGTTTCGGCAAGGTTCTTTCCGCCGGAAAAGTCGAAGTCGCATTAGCAGACGGTTCGAAAGAAACGATCAATGCAAAACATATCGTCGTGGCGACCGGATCGGTTCCGATCGACATTCCCGGTTTGACCGTGGACGGAAAGAATATCATCACGTCCGATCACGCGATCGATATTCGCAAACTTCCCAAGAAGATGATCGTAATCGGCGCCGGTGTGATCGGACTCGAGCTCGGATCGGTTTGGTCCAGACTCGGAACCGCAGTGACCGTCGTTGAATTCTTACCCGGATTGATTTCCAACATAGATCGTCAGATGGGTTCTCTTCTCGAACGTTCTCTTTCCGGACAAGGAATGGAATTCTTATTCGAACACAAGGTGAAAGGCGCGACCACGAGCAAAGGTGGAGTGAAGGTTCAAATCGAAGATTCCAAAGGTGTAGCCAAGGATCTCGAAGCGGACGTCGTTCTTGTGGCGGTTGGACGCAGACCTTTTCTCGAAGGTGTGGGACTCGAAGAAGCGGGTGTCGCATTAACACCTCGCAAACGAATTCAAATCGACGGACATTTTAACACATCCGTTCCGGGTATTTATGCCATCGGAGACGCGGTGGACGGGCCTATGCTCGCTCACAAAGCGGAGGAAGAGGGAGTCGCCCTCGCCGAATTGATCGCGGGTCAATCGGGACACGTGAATTACGATGCGGTTCCTAGCGTCATATATACTTGGCCGGAAATGGCTTGGGTAGGAAAGGGCGAGGAAGAATTGAAGGCCGCAGGAATCGAATACAAAACCGGAAAATCACTCTTTCGACCGAATGCACGCGCAAAAGCGATGAACGAGGCCGAAGGACAGGTCAAAATATTAGCGGATAAAAAAACGGATAAAATTCTCGGTGCGTTCATATTCGGACCGAGGGCTTCGGACATGGTAGCGGAATTGGCGGTTGCAATGGAATTCGGTGCGTCTGCGGAAGACGTAGCAAGAAGTTTCCACGCCCATCCGACCTTGGCGGAAGTAATCAAAGAAGCGGCGATGGCGGTGGATAAGTGGGCGATCCACGCGTAA
- a CDS encoding 2-oxoglutarate dehydrogenase E1 component, which yields MKIEKLMALYGENGALLEELYNQYKLNPDTVDKEWKTFFQEVDSNGLANGNGNGYSNGNGKSAVATSFTDAQAGSIREMGIINLLNAYRRQGHLAAKLDPLEIQKPNRTFIDSKLHSISPSDLETVVDSDTLGRVKLKEIVDLYEKVYCDTIGAEHFYLVNDEEREWLQKQMESPAFLAPLSKNIKLRLFEKLFQADYFETFLAKKYVGKKRFSLEGGESFIPLLDTIVEEAGHHQMDGLVIAMAHRGRLNVLVNIIEKPASLIFAEFEEKTDKDNLSYADVKYHLGYSNSRMTAAGKEVKLSLAFNPSHLECVGPVVTGSVRARQTLIGDKDREKYMPVLIHGDAAFAGQGVVAETLNLMNLEGYTTGGSFHIVVNNQIGFTTLPDESRSTLYATDLAKGFQIPIIHVNGDDPEAVYKVVKLGMEYRQKFKKDFIIDLVCYRRLGHNETDEPAFTQPKMYSIIKSHPPTVNLYEKKLIGEGDIQQEDIDFIKNGSMHGLEDSFQRAKEQDVKIRVDTMQGVWSKFSKVSLDSDPATKLLKEQMHGIVQSLTSVPQGFTPNSKLVKLLQSRKEMAEGKIPVDWGFAEALSFGSILESGFRIRLSGQDSQRGTFSHRHAVLVDTNTNEKYIPLNHISPKQAKAEIINSSLSEFSVLGFEYGYSLADPNALVMWEAQFGDFANSAQVIFDQFISSSEVKWQRLSGLIMLLPHGYEGQGPEHSSARLERFLQLCALNNMQVCNLTTAAQYFHLLRRQMLRNYRKPLVIVTPKSLLRFPASLSPVEDILQGAFREILIDDSGSKPDKIDKVIFSAGKVYYDLMKYRDENKVQNVALVRVEQIYPFPAKEIEAALKTFKNAKSFVWCQEEPKNQGAWFFVRERIEDLIPSNVRLAYAGRHESPSPAAGHMKLHLQEQDQLVLDAFQA from the coding sequence ATGAAGATAGAAAAACTCATGGCGCTTTACGGGGAGAACGGCGCTCTCCTCGAAGAACTTTATAATCAGTATAAGCTCAATCCCGACACGGTGGATAAGGAATGGAAAACATTCTTCCAAGAAGTCGATAGCAACGGTCTTGCAAACGGGAACGGAAACGGATATTCGAACGGAAACGGTAAGTCCGCGGTTGCAACTTCTTTTACGGATGCACAAGCGGGTTCCATCCGAGAGATGGGGATCATCAACCTTCTGAACGCATACAGAAGACAGGGTCACCTCGCCGCGAAACTCGATCCGTTGGAAATTCAAAAACCGAATCGCACGTTCATCGATTCCAAACTTCACAGCATTTCGCCTTCCGATTTGGAAACCGTCGTGGATAGCGATACGCTCGGAAGAGTAAAACTCAAAGAGATCGTGGATCTATACGAAAAAGTATATTGCGACACGATCGGAGCGGAACACTTCTATCTCGTAAACGACGAAGAACGCGAATGGCTTCAAAAACAAATGGAGTCTCCCGCTTTCTTAGCGCCTCTTTCGAAGAACATCAAACTCAGACTTTTCGAAAAATTATTCCAAGCCGATTATTTCGAAACGTTTCTCGCGAAAAAATACGTAGGTAAAAAAAGATTCTCTCTCGAAGGGGGAGAATCCTTCATTCCTCTTTTAGACACAATCGTGGAAGAGGCCGGACATCACCAGATGGACGGACTCGTGATCGCGATGGCGCACAGAGGACGACTCAACGTTCTTGTAAACATCATCGAAAAACCCGCGTCGCTCATCTTTGCCGAGTTCGAAGAGAAAACGGATAAGGATAATCTGAGTTACGCGGACGTGAAGTATCACCTCGGTTATTCCAACAGTAGAATGACCGCGGCCGGAAAGGAAGTGAAACTTTCTTTGGCGTTCAACCCGAGTCACTTGGAATGTGTGGGCCCGGTCGTAACCGGTTCCGTTCGCGCTCGTCAAACTCTCATTGGAGATAAGGACCGCGAGAAATACATGCCGGTTCTGATTCACGGGGACGCGGCGTTTGCGGGTCAGGGTGTGGTTGCGGAAACTCTCAACCTGATGAACCTCGAAGGTTACACAACCGGAGGAAGTTTTCATATCGTCGTAAACAACCAAATCGGATTCACAACCCTTCCGGACGAATCCAGATCCACGTTGTATGCAACCGATCTTGCGAAAGGATTTCAGATTCCGATCATCCACGTAAACGGGGACGATCCGGAAGCGGTTTACAAAGTTGTAAAACTCGGGATGGAATACCGTCAGAAATTCAAAAAAGATTTTATCATCGACCTCGTATGTTACAGAAGACTCGGTCACAACGAAACCGACGAACCTGCATTCACACAACCGAAGATGTATTCGATCATCAAAAGTCATCCTCCGACCGTAAATCTCTACGAGAAAAAACTGATCGGGGAAGGCGATATCCAACAGGAAGACATCGACTTCATTAAAAACGGATCGATGCACGGACTGGAAGATTCTTTCCAAAGAGCAAAAGAACAAGACGTAAAGATCCGTGTCGATACCATGCAGGGAGTTTGGTCCAAGTTCTCCAAAGTTTCTTTGGATTCGGATCCCGCGACAAAACTTCTCAAAGAACAAATGCACGGAATCGTTCAGTCGTTGACTTCCGTTCCTCAAGGGTTTACTCCGAATTCCAAACTCGTGAAACTTCTTCAGAGTAGAAAGGAAATGGCGGAGGGAAAAATTCCCGTGGATTGGGGATTTGCGGAAGCGCTTTCATTCGGATCGATTCTCGAAAGCGGGTTTAGAATCCGTCTTTCCGGTCAGGATTCGCAAAGAGGAACCTTCTCTCATCGTCACGCGGTTCTTGTGGATACGAACACGAACGAAAAATACATTCCTCTCAATCACATTTCGCCTAAACAAGCGAAGGCGGAGATCATCAATTCTTCCCTTTCCGAATTTTCGGTTTTGGGTTTTGAATACGGATATTCTCTCGCAGATCCGAACGCTCTCGTAATGTGGGAAGCTCAGTTCGGAGACTTCGCGAACAGCGCGCAGGTGATCTTCGACCAGTTTATTTCCAGTTCGGAAGTGAAGTGGCAAAGACTTTCCGGTCTGATCATGCTTCTTCCTCACGGATACGAAGGTCAGGGACCGGAACACTCTTCCGCGAGATTGGAAAGATTTTTACAACTCTGTGCTCTCAACAATATGCAGGTTTGTAACCTCACGACTGCGGCTCAGTATTTCCATCTTCTAAGAAGACAGATGCTTAGAAATTATCGTAAACCTCTCGTGATCGTAACTCCGAAAAGTTTACTTCGTTTCCCGGCATCTCTTTCTCCGGTGGAAGACATTCTTCAGGGAGCGTTCCGAGAAATCCTGATCGACGATAGCGGTTCCAAGCCGGATAAAATCGACAAGGTCATTTTCTCCGCGGGTAAAGTATATTATGATTTAATGAAATACCGCGATGAGAACAAGGTTCAGAACGTGGCGCTCGTCCGTGTGGAACAGATTTATCCGTTCCCCGCAAAGGAAATCGAAGCCGCGCTTAAGACCTTCAAGAACGCGAAATCGTTCGTTTGGTGTCAGGAAGAACCGAAAAACCAAGGAGCTTGGTTTTTTGTTCGGGAAAGAATCGAGGATTTAATTCCTTCCAACGTTAGACTTGCTTACGCGGGAAGACACGAATCTCCGAGCCCGGCGGCCGGTCATATGAAACTTCACTTGCAGGAACAGGATCAACTCGTTCTGGACGCGTTTCAAGCGTAA
- a CDS encoding LIC11966 family surface protein, which produces MLAKSALENVTLFLIGVLFLFCFGCKQDPVEYNHKIFRIMDGIFEDARSIDLALEKEDYVDAKNKTQAWEQKVRKAKESVRKIGSFRGDSSFRSACDFILDIFSEHVIVYYKRLISLLEGIHSSDSQEVYDTYYKIRLRMDEADNTLKEASEKFRMEYYE; this is translated from the coding sequence ATGTTGGCAAAGAGCGCGTTGGAAAACGTAACGTTATTTTTAATCGGTGTTTTGTTTCTTTTTTGTTTCGGATGCAAACAAGATCCCGTCGAATACAATCATAAAATTTTTCGAATCATGGACGGAATTTTTGAGGACGCAAGGTCGATCGATCTTGCATTGGAAAAAGAAGACTATGTGGATGCAAAAAACAAAACGCAGGCTTGGGAACAGAAAGTTCGGAAAGCAAAAGAAAGCGTAAGAAAGATCGGAAGTTTTAGAGGGGATTCTTCCTTTCGATCTGCGTGCGATTTTATCCTGGATATTTTTTCGGAACACGTGATTGTATATTATAAAAGATTGATATCTCTTCTCGAAGGAATACATTCTTCCGATTCTCAGGAAGTATACGACACTTACTATAAAATCCGTTTGAGAATGGACGAGGCCGACAATACTCTCAAAGAAGCTTCCGAAAAATTTAGAATGGAGTATTACGAATAA
- a CDS encoding DUF4349 domain-containing protein has protein sequence MKTVSILYLLFVLIFYAFPIAANPTNDGEHSHSERRLYAHSLNVKIESKKISNSRDKIHDLVHNYRGFISKSTNSNLKFKIPFANQDHFLIELRNAELVDKSDETIDDITDPYEECVRRLEIDHEFLSKYKKLFEEDKIPKRDRRHILAKQHRVSLDIQKLEKKKKDLILKTKFSDFTVSFVPIKHSGH, from the coding sequence ATGAAAACGGTTTCCATTCTGTATCTTCTGTTCGTATTAATTTTTTACGCGTTTCCAATTGCCGCAAATCCTACAAACGACGGCGAACATTCCCATTCGGAACGAAGGCTCTACGCGCATTCCTTAAACGTAAAGATCGAATCCAAAAAAATCTCCAATTCTCGGGACAAAATTCACGACCTGGTTCACAATTATCGCGGATTTATTTCCAAAAGTACGAACTCAAACCTGAAGTTTAAGATTCCGTTCGCCAATCAGGATCATTTTCTGATCGAACTTAGAAATGCGGAATTGGTCGACAAAAGCGACGAGACGATCGACGACATCACCGATCCGTATGAGGAATGTGTGAGAAGATTGGAAATCGATCACGAATTCCTTTCCAAATACAAGAAGTTATTCGAAGAGGATAAGATTCCGAAACGGGATCGCAGACATATTTTGGCCAAACAGCACAGGGTTTCTTTGGACATTCAGAAACTGGAAAAGAAGAAAAAGGATCTGATTCTAAAAACGAAATTCTCCGATTTTACGGTTTCGTTTGTGCCGATCAAACATTCGGGTCACTGA
- the carA gene encoding glutamine-hydrolyzing carbamoyl-phosphate synthase small subunit produces the protein MKAFLVLDNGTVIEGESFGYETESVGEVVFNTSMAGYQEILTDPSYCNQIITLTYPMIGNYGIHPDNMESSKIQASGLIVKEYVDRPSNFMSEKTLSQFLKEYKVPAIQGIDTRKLTRYIRTNGSPNGGIFVAPEYSPKFLDTVKSFPGIINADLAKVVTTSSKYIFGTHTGKKFKLAVYDYGVKTNILRLLDAGGFAVTVYPALTPAEDIMKEGTDAFFLSNGPGDPAPLDYAIDATRKIMEKGYPLFGICLGHQIIGLSLGKKTEKMKFGHRGGNQPVKNLSTGQVEITSQNHGFAVIDDQKSDEPVSFLNLNDDTVEGILKSGYPLLTVQYHPESAPGPNDSRYLFQKFYDLVETTKRGK, from the coding sequence ATGAAAGCGTTCCTGGTTCTCGACAACGGTACGGTCATCGAGGGAGAATCCTTCGGTTACGAAACGGAATCCGTCGGCGAGGTTGTCTTCAATACTTCCATGGCCGGTTATCAAGAAATTCTAACCGACCCTTCCTACTGCAATCAAATCATAACGTTGACCTACCCGATGATCGGGAACTACGGAATCCATCCGGATAACATGGAATCTTCCAAGATTCAGGCGAGCGGATTGATCGTAAAAGAATACGTGGATCGTCCTTCGAACTTCATGTCCGAAAAAACGCTTTCCCAGTTTTTAAAAGAATACAAAGTCCCGGCCATCCAAGGAATCGATACGCGGAAGCTGACTCGTTATATCAGAACGAACGGTTCTCCGAACGGTGGAATCTTCGTCGCTCCGGAATATTCTCCTAAGTTTTTGGATACGGTTAAATCGTTTCCGGGAATCATCAACGCAGACCTCGCAAAGGTCGTAACAACGTCCTCGAAATATATCTTCGGAACTCATACCGGTAAAAAGTTTAAACTCGCCGTTTACGACTACGGAGTGAAAACGAACATTCTCCGTTTATTGGATGCAGGCGGATTCGCCGTAACCGTCTATCCCGCCTTAACCCCTGCGGAAGATATCATGAAGGAAGGAACGGACGCATTCTTTCTTTCCAACGGCCCCGGAGATCCGGCGCCTCTTGACTACGCGATCGATGCAACTCGTAAGATCATGGAAAAAGGATATCCTCTTTTCGGAATCTGTCTCGGTCATCAGATCATAGGACTTTCTCTCGGTAAAAAAACCGAGAAGATGAAGTTCGGTCATCGCGGAGGAAATCAACCGGTTAAGAATTTATCAACCGGACAAGTGGAGATCACTTCGCAAAATCACGGTTTTGCGGTGATCGACGATCAAAAGTCGGACGAACCGGTTTCATTTTTAAATCTCAACGACGACACCGTCGAAGGGATTTTGAAATCGGGTTATCCTTTACTTACGGTTCAGTATCATCCGGAAAGCGCGCCCGGCCCGAACGATTCCCGTTATCTATTTCAAAAATTTTACGATCTCGTTGAAACCACTAAAAGAGGCAAATAA
- the thrS gene encoding threonine--tRNA ligase, whose protein sequence is MHRLTLPDKSVKEVSEGATYRDFIEKELPFLKNKALAVRLNGKDIQDLSRTVETDANIEVLTYAEKDGWETFQHSAAHLLGMAVQNLYKNANLTVGPVIENGPGFFYYDIDFQGTIITPEDFPKIEAEMEKIVKADHPVWRKVVSKTEAIETFQKLGEKYKIELIEGFPSGDISIYGMGEWFDLCRGPHVPNSGILKSFKLTAISGAYWKADKDNAMLTRIYGVAFPSKKELDAYLFQIEEAKKRDHRKIGKEMDLFSFQKEGPGFPFWHPKGTILWNSLAEYLRGECNKRGYQEIKTPAMLSAELWKKSGHWENFHENMYFTDIDEEDYALKPMNCPGCSLIYKHHLHSYRELPLRFAEFGSVHRHELHGVLHGLFRVRAFTQDDSHIYAPLDHLESEVMDIIDFTFTVYKKFGFSEFKTFIATRPEKSQGRDEDWEFATNTLKLSLEKKGIPYGIKEGEGAFYGPKIEFNIKDSIGRLWQCGTIQVDFSMPERFDLDYTDSDGQKKRPVMIHRAIYGSLERFIGILIEHYEGKFPLWISPNQVRILTVTEKVTDYAKDVYRELIDAGFRVEMDTRNEKIGAKIRDSILKKANYLLVLGEKEMESGTLAVRKLGQEDTKTLTRAGFISNLQDEIKAN, encoded by the coding sequence ATGCATAGGCTAACACTGCCGGACAAATCCGTAAAAGAAGTTTCCGAAGGCGCGACTTACAGAGACTTCATCGAAAAAGAATTACCTTTTTTAAAAAACAAGGCGCTCGCCGTACGTCTCAATGGCAAGGATATCCAGGACTTATCCCGAACGGTAGAGACGGATGCAAACATAGAAGTATTGACCTACGCCGAAAAAGACGGTTGGGAAACCTTTCAACATTCCGCGGCTCACTTGCTCGGGATGGCGGTTCAGAATTTATATAAGAATGCGAATCTCACCGTGGGTCCCGTGATCGAAAACGGACCCGGATTTTTTTATTACGACATCGATTTTCAAGGAACGATCATCACCCCCGAAGATTTTCCGAAGATCGAAGCCGAAATGGAGAAGATCGTAAAGGCGGATCATCCGGTTTGGAGAAAGGTAGTTTCGAAAACTGAAGCGATCGAAACCTTTCAAAAACTCGGTGAGAAGTATAAGATCGAACTGATTGAAGGATTCCCGAGCGGGGACATTTCCATCTACGGAATGGGAGAATGGTTCGACTTATGCCGAGGACCTCACGTTCCGAATTCGGGAATATTAAAATCTTTTAAACTAACCGCGATCTCCGGCGCGTATTGGAAGGCCGATAAGGATAACGCGATGCTCACTCGCATCTACGGAGTGGCGTTTCCTTCCAAAAAAGAATTGGACGCGTATCTTTTTCAAATCGAAGAAGCGAAGAAAAGAGATCACAGAAAGATCGGAAAGGAAATGGATCTATTCTCCTTTCAAAAAGAAGGTCCCGGTTTTCCGTTCTGGCATCCGAAAGGAACCATTCTTTGGAATTCACTCGCTGAGTATCTCAGAGGAGAATGCAACAAACGCGGTTATCAGGAAATCAAAACTCCGGCGATGTTGTCCGCCGAACTTTGGAAGAAGTCCGGTCATTGGGAAAACTTTCACGAGAATATGTATTTCACGGATATCGACGAAGAGGACTACGCTCTTAAGCCGATGAACTGTCCGGGATGTTCCTTGATCTACAAACATCATCTTCATTCTTACCGAGAACTTCCTTTGCGGTTTGCGGAGTTCGGAAGCGTTCATCGTCACGAATTGCACGGAGTTCTTCACGGACTATTCAGAGTAAGAGCGTTCACTCAGGACGATTCTCATATCTACGCGCCTTTGGATCATCTCGAATCCGAAGTGATGGACATCATCGACTTTACGTTTACCGTATATAAGAAATTCGGATTTTCCGAATTCAAAACCTTCATCGCAACTCGCCCCGAAAAATCGCAAGGCCGAGACGAGGATTGGGAATTCGCGACGAACACTCTCAAGTTATCTCTTGAGAAAAAAGGAATTCCGTACGGAATCAAAGAAGGCGAGGGAGCTTTCTACGGACCGAAGATCGAATTCAACATTAAGGATTCCATCGGAAGACTCTGGCAGTGCGGAACGATTCAGGTCGACTTCTCCATGCCGGAACGTTTCGATTTGGATTACACGGACAGCGACGGTCAAAAGAAAAGACCGGTGATGATTCACAGGGCGATCTACGGTTCCTTGGAACGATTCATCGGAATTCTCATCGAACACTACGAAGGAAAATTCCCACTTTGGATTTCTCCGAATCAGGTAAGAATTTTGACGGTAACCGAAAAGGTAACCGATTACGCGAAGGACGTCTATCGCGAGTTAATCGACGCGGGTTTCCGTGTGGAAATGGATACTCGAAACGAAAAGATCGGCGCGAAAATTCGGGATTCTATTTTAAAAAAGGCGAATTATCTTTTGGTTTTGGGCGAAAAGGAAATGGAATCGGGAACGCTCGCAGTGAGAAAGCTCGGTCAAGAGGATACAAAAACTCTGACTCGGGCCGGTTTTATCTCCAATCTTCAGGATGAGATCAAAGCGAACTGA
- the infC gene encoding translation initiation factor IF-3, translating into MQRKPSQKSATDKLFNHRINEKITGVSRVRLVSDDGVAIVSFEEALRKAREENLDLVEVSGDQEVHVCKIIDYGKYKFELLKKSKEAKKKQHVINVKEIKIRPRIESHDYDIKKKHAQEFLGKGDKVKVSLRFRGREMMHSDLGMKVVYRMVEDLKEFGSAERDPVQDGKQIVVIINPK; encoded by the coding sequence ATGCAGAGGAAACCGAGTCAAAAATCAGCAACGGATAAGCTTTTTAATCATCGAATCAACGAGAAAATTACGGGCGTTTCCCGTGTTCGTTTGGTTTCGGACGACGGAGTAGCGATCGTTTCTTTCGAAGAAGCGCTTCGAAAAGCAAGAGAAGAAAACTTAGATCTCGTAGAAGTATCCGGAGATCAAGAAGTTCACGTTTGCAAGATTATTGATTATGGTAAGTACAAATTCGAATTACTCAAAAAGAGTAAAGAGGCTAAAAAGAAACAACACGTAATCAACGTTAAAGAAATTAAGATCCGTCCTCGGATCGAAAGTCATGATTACGATATCAAAAAGAAACACGCACAAGAGTTTCTTGGAAAGGGAGACAAGGTAAAAGTCAGTCTCCGTTTTCGCGGTCGTGAGATGATGCACTCCGATCTTGGAATGAAAGTTGTTTATAGAATGGTCGAAGACCTGAAAGAATTCGGTTCCGCAGAAAGGGATCCGGTTCAAGACGGAAAACAGATCGTAGTAATTATTAATCCGAAGTAA
- the rpmI gene encoding 50S ribosomal protein L35, whose translation MPKLKTNRAAAKRFKFTKNNKIKRKSMNTRHILTKKGPKRRRRLRGVTLVNNSDWKSIVRLMPYGVR comes from the coding sequence ATGCCAAAGTTGAAAACGAACAGAGCCGCGGCAAAGCGCTTCAAGTTCACTAAGAACAACAAAATCAAACGCAAGAGTATGAATACCCGTCACATCTTGACCAAAAAGGGACCGAAAAGAAGAAGACGTCTTCGCGGTGTGACCCTGGTCAACAATTCTGACTGGAAATCAATCGTCAGATTAATGCCTTATGGAGTACGATAA
- the rplT gene encoding 50S ribosomal protein L20: MPRAVNGTIHKNRRRRVLKDAKGFRGARSKLYRTAKSAVMKAGQWAYRDRRAKKRDFRKLWIVRINAAARENGLSYSVFMNSLKKLGINMDRKSLAELAFSDREVFNALVEKIKVAG; this comes from the coding sequence ATGCCTAGAGCAGTCAACGGAACCATCCACAAAAACAGAAGAAGAAGAGTCTTAAAAGACGCGAAAGGATTCCGCGGCGCTCGTTCTAAACTATATAGAACGGCAAAAAGTGCGGTAATGAAAGCGGGCCAGTGGGCCTACCGCGATCGTAGAGCGAAGAAAAGAGATTTTCGTAAACTTTGGATCGTTAGAATTAACGCGGCCGCAAGAGAAAATGGTTTGTCTTATTCCGTATTCATGAATTCTCTAAAGAAACTGGGAATCAACATGGACCGTAAGTCCCTTGCAGAGCTGGCTTTTAGCGATCGGGAAGTATTCAACGCCCTGGTCGAAAAAATCAAAGTAGCCGGATAA